In Syntrophorhabdus sp., the DNA window AGGGTCTCATCGAGGCCACACTGGGAGCGGTGAGAACGAGGCTGAGGCCCGTTATCATGACGTCTCTCGCCTTCTTCTTCGGCGTCCTGCCCCTGGCGCTTTCGACGGGAGCGGGGGCCGGTGCCATGAAGGCGATCGGAACGGCCGTCGCGGGAGGAATGCTGTCGGCGACGTTCATCGACCTTTTCTACATACCCCTTCTCTTCGTCGTCGTGTCCCAGTTCTTCAAGAAGGACAAGAAGGCGGCTTTACCGGGCGATAATGACCCTCAACCCATCTCCCCTTCGGAGGGACAGTGACATGATACGCAAAACGATCCTTCTGGCTGTCCTGACGGCGATCCTCACGGCATGCACAATGGCCCCGACGTACAAGCGCCCCGAGGCGCCGGTGCCTGCCTCGTGGCCCACAGGGCCGGCTTACAAGGAAACCGCCGCCGACAAGGCCGGCGTCCCCGCCGCCGATATCGACTGGCGCGAATTCTACACCGACGAGAAGCTCCAAAAGGTCATCGAAGTCGCCCTTGACAGGAACAGGGACCTGAGGATAGCGGCACTGAACATTGAGAAGGTGCGCGCCGCGTACCAGGTCCAGAGCGCCGTGCTCTTCCCCCTGCCCAACGCGGCGGGAAGCCTCAACGAGTACCGGACCCCCGCCGACATCTCCGACAAGGGCGAGGCGGCGAACGTCCGGATATACAATGCCAACGTGGGGATCAGCTCCTGGGAGATAGACTTCTTCGGACGCATCCGCAGTCTCAGGGACA includes these proteins:
- a CDS encoding TolC family protein, coding for MIRKTILLAVLTAILTACTMAPTYKRPEAPVPASWPTGPAYKETAADKAGVPAADIDWREFYTDEKLQKVIEVALDRNRDLRIAALNIEKVRAAYQVQSAVLFPLPNAAGSLNEYRTPADISDKGEAANVRIYNANVGISSWEIDFFGRIRSLRDSALEQYFATEHARRSVQIALVAEVANAYLTLAADRENLKLARSTLEAQEATYTM